The Pyrenophora tritici-repentis strain M4 chromosome 3, whole genome shotgun sequence genome has a window encoding:
- a CDS encoding ChiA, Chitinase: protein MRQRDCDQIWPSSLNTNGYTSIVLSFAIFNSITFEVGMKRPEDEEVYNQFFKLPASIYKGIAIGEWAMSHDGETSLAWSKMASTKENRKSFVDSLKQFLEKWKFDKIEIHWEWPGASDTQNQVDLIHEVRQALGSTFVVSVVLPAQEGYLKNMNPGAMQDDVNWFTVLTYDLHGSWDDISQGIKPHTDLAEIDGALNLLWTDKIDPAKVLMGVANYGRGYTVADTKCNYYGCEFVGASKPGGCTKTGGFLSACEINRIIGEKNLKPHIIAGGAGVKEIAWDDQWVGYDDPETLGMKLQLADKHGLSGTALWAIDFDCNGGNGGAPQQPGTPITPGPSPSDEPAYPAPIPSGAPLPTSSAQGSVPSFLASPSSLQSSPALSSNVSPLNPSSVQGSPVPSSTQGYSSVTDPSPMPSSEGSALPSSQDWNSQTSSQPVGSSVAFSLFSSTPSITTGASTPLGISQTPPSSSNSPTVSWVSSVEGFTTAWFPITVIPSISASPSGLPPGSTDIPIVSWVSSVTGSSTVWFPITVIPSRSAAPPSSKISSTDGVTPLPPLESNSSPASPSQAPSGNSSTPMVSWAFSSVEGSTTVWFPITVSESSSVQPPIGTIGSSSGSNPVPSSGSATNSPAPSVSSDSPAVSWVSSVEGSMTLWFPVPVPIATQSDPIIPPHGTISSTDATVFPRPVLASSTDSSKPDPTNSPGPGPTKPSSPDPTDTSSSGPAPGSSAVGTIAPSKDPGEPSAVLPVPSDISPDPSGVVPVPVPVPGPPDGPDPKDDPDCVPNDCILDCIKWRVVTFLLTKRPFCPCVVKACNDGHKKKPKPTSYPKNKNKKCNLFGCGCGYMGLGFGPGCGGDDKDFIIPSPCGVFGCDPCQYFGCPGRESGIIGVDGYCLGEGCSACPPEICSLPGCTISGGCGPKPGPAPNKPSNRPDPEECEDNQRTVITERFVWCTEGYNVSALPTSVMGTSSTLITSMCVPWIDATVTVCGGAIQGFDTTMTQTDTETVTTDDPACTRAPLSLDDDEGNNDPNDSLSTVTSFDSMSSKPSSTPSSVTSTTPSTTSSTTSSATPIPEPTGSMDKYGMWTARIQQYMWDDYSEMHWTLFDPNGNNAGEHGTHGNGLKEIKDVILTVNRPSQHQMPVEINVTVLDVDDLPRCRVNFEFNKVIDGCDYMKNVQCRPYFTSEMWTEREPFALQTCEDSCKKNGKDSPLQKTDLWCEDLNTADWEQMATGWKRDFTCGWKGF, encoded by the coding sequence ATGCGCCAGCGCGACTGCGACCAGATTTGGCCGAGTAGTCTCAACACCAACGGATACACTTCGATAGTGCTCAGCTTTGCTATCTTCAACTCAATTACCTTTGAAGTTGGCATGAAGCGTCCCGAAGACGAGGAGGTTTACAACCAGTTCTTCAAGCTTCCGGCAAGTATCTACAAGGGAATCGCGATCGGCGAATGGGCCATGTCTCATGACGGAGAGACAAGCCTCGCATGGTCCAAGATGGCCAGTACCAAGGAGAACCGCAAGTCTTTCGTCGATTCCCTCAAGCAGTTCTTGGAAAAGTGGAAGTTTGACAAGATCGAGATTCACTGGGAGTGGCCAGGTGCTTCCGATACGCAGAACCAGGTCGATTTGATCCACGAAGTGCGCCAAGCTCTCGGTAGCACGTTTGTGGTCTCTGTTGTTCTCCCAGCCCAGGAGGGATACCTCAAGAACATGAACCCAGGTGCAATGCAGGATGACGTCAATTGGTTCACTGTCTTGACATATGACTTACATGGGTCATGGGATGACATCTCGCAGGGGATCAAGCCACACACTGACCTTGCTGAAATTGATGGCGCGCTCAATCTTCTATGGACTGACAAGATTGATCCAGCAAAGGTTCTGATGGGAGTCGCCAACTATGGCCGTGGCTACACTGTTGCTGACACGAAGTGTAATTACTACGGTTGCGAATTTGTAGGCGCCAGTAAGCCCGGTGGCTGTACGAAGACCGGCGGCTTTCTTAGTGCATGCGAAATCAACAGGATCATTGGGGAAAAGAACCTCAAGCCTCATATCATCGCTGGAGGAGCAGGCGTCAAAGAAATCGCATGGGATGACCAATGGGTGGGATACGATGACCCAGAGACTCTTGGCATGAAGCTACAACTTGCAGACAAGCACGGTCTTAGTGGTACAGCGCTCTGGGCCATTGACTTCGATTGTAATGGTGGAAATGGCGGTGCTCCACAACAACCTGGGACTCCGATTACGCCAGGCCCTTCACCCTCTGATGAGCCTGCCTACCCCGCGCCTATACCTTCTGGAGCTCCCTTGCCTACTTCATCGGCACAAGGCTCGGTCCCTTCATTTTTAGCATCTCCTAGCAGTCTGCAATCTTCTCCTGCACTCTCGAGCAACGTTTCCCCGCTAAATCCATCCTCGGTACAAGGCAGCCCTGTCCCGTCATCGACACAGGGATATTCGAGTGTGACCGACCCTTCGCCTATGCCTTCCTCGGAAGGTTCGGCCTTGCCATCGTCTCAAGACTGGAACAGTCAAACTTCGTCCCAGCCTGTCGGTTCAAGCGTTGCTTTCTCGTTATTTTCCAGCACTCCTTCCATAACGACAGGCGCTTCGACTCCTTTGGGTATTTCTCAAACACCACCGAGCAGCTCAAACAGCCCAACAGTATCTTGGGTGAGCTCAGTAGAGGGGTTTACCACAGCATGGTTTCCGATCACTGTTATCCCTAGCATTTCTGCATCCCCATCTGGATTGCCGCCAGGTAGCACAGACATCCCGATTGTGTCTTGGGTGAGCTCAGTTACTGGATCATCGACAGTGTGGTTTCCCATCACTGTCATCCCGAGCCGTTCTGCAGCACCCCCGAGCAGTAAGATCAGCTCAACGGATGGTGTAACGCCTTTACCGCCATTGGAATCAAATAGCAGTCCTGCATCGCCGTCTCAAGCGCCATCCGGTAATTCAAGCACTCCGATGGTATCATGGGCATTTAGCTCTGTTGAGGGATCGACAACAGTATGGTTTCCCATCACTGTTAGCGAGAGCAGCTCTGTGCAACCTCCTATCGGTACGATTGGCTCGAGTAGTGGCTCAAACCCTGTACCGTCATCGGGCTCGGCCACCAACTCTCCAGCGCCGTCCGTCAGCTCAGACTCTCCAGCGGTGTCTTGGGTGAGCTCTGTTGAAGGATCCATGACCCTGTGGTTTCCTGTTCCTGTTCCTATTGCCACCCAGAGTGACCCTATAATTCCTCCTCATGGCACGATCAGTTCAACCGACGCCACGGTTTTTCCTCGTCCAGTTCTTGCCTCATCAACCGATTCTTCCAAGCCTGATCCGACCAATTCTCCAGGCCCAGGTCCGACGAAGCCATCATCGCCAGACCCAACGGATACGTCTTCTTCTGGACCAGCACCGGGTTCGTCAGCTGTCGGGACTATCGCGCCTTCCAAAGACCCAGGCGAGCCCTCAGCGGTGCTACCAGTCCCTAGTGATATTTCCCCTGACCCATCGGGTGTGGTACCAGTCCCAGTCCCAGTTCCAGGCCCCCCTGATGGCCCAGATCCAAAGGATGATCCAGACTGCGTACCGAACGACTGCATTCTTGATTGTATCAAGTGGCGAGTCGTCACTTTCTTGCTCACCAAGCGGCCCTTCTGCCCTTGTGTGGTAAAGGCGTGCAACGACGGCCacaagaagaagccaaaGCCGACTTCTTACCCCAAGAACAAGAACAAGAAGTGCAATTTGTTTGGATGCGGCTGTGGCTACATGGGTCTTGGTTTTGGTCCCGGCTGTGGTGGTGATGACAAGGACTTTATAATCCCTTCACCCTGTGGTGTCTTTGGCTGTGACCCCTGCCAATACTTTGGTTGCCCAGGTAGAGAATCGGGTATCATTGGAGTTGATGGGTACTGCCTGGGAGAAGGATGCTCGGCCTGTCCACCAGAGATTTGCAGCCTTCCGGGTTGCACGATTTCAGGTGGCTGTGGACCCAAGCCTGGGCCAGCGCCTAACAAGCCATCCAATCGCCCAGATCCTGAGGAGTGTGAAGATAATCAGCGTACGGTCATCACTGAGCGATTCGTGTGGTGTACTGAGGGATACAATGTCTCCGCCCTGCCCACTAGTGTGATGGGTACTTCATCCACCCTGATCACATCCATGTGTGTCCCATGGATCGATGCAACTGTGACCGTTTGCGGTGGAGCTATCCAAGGCTTCGACACCACCATGACGCAGACTGACACCGAAACGGTGACTACAGACGATCCAGCTTGTACTCGGGCGCCACTCTCATTGGACGACGATGAGGGTAACAACGACCCGAACGATTCGTTGAGCACAGTGACGAGCTTCGATAGCATGTCTAGCAAGCCCTCAAGTACCCCTTCAAGTGTCACCTCAACTACCCCCTCAACTACATCCTCAACTACCTCGTCGGCCACACCAATACCAGAGCCAACAGGTTCAATGGACAAGTATGGGATGTGGACGGCCCGCATCCAGCAGTACATGTGGGACGACTACTCCGAGATGCACTGGACTCTATTCGACCCCAACGGCAACAACGCTGGCGAGCATGGCACCCACGGCAACGGACTCAAGGAGATCAAAGATGTAATCCTGACAGTTAATCGGCCTTCTCAACACCAGATGCCTGTAGAAATCAACGTCACGGTGTTAGATGTAGATGACCTGCCTAGATGCCGGGTCAACTTTGAGTTCAACAAGGTTATCGACGGCTGCGACTACATGAAAAATGTACAGTGTAGGCCGTACTTTACCTCTGAGATGTGGACCGAGCGAGAGCCCTTTGCTCTGCAGACGTGCGAGGACTCCTGTAAGAAGAATGGTAAGGATTCTCCTCTCCAAAAGACGGATTTGTGGTGCGAGGACCTGAACACCGCCGATTGGGAGCAGATGGCGACTGGGTGGAAGCGGGATTTCACTTGTGGCTGGAAGGGTTTTTAG
- a CDS encoding Transcription factor Forkhead-HNF3 family, with protein sequence MSTAVQEPTPSRNQDPHSTMSFNGQEPMQWATHTNFMFTPIGQDCAGYNTPNPLPLGNSGDFYHYAQNGMSYNDNYSMAFPTQGPSSSCPRSYNSSDLITIPRENCVVDSYPPTAYHIEPPKNHDALDLSDHGINDQLMQLSNDYDHHQYGSHMKIEDPTGYQSPYSDLTRASTPGDDPPGHADSHFEGHGGNFDKEQPYAQLIYQALMNAPDHTMILRDIYDWFKNNTDKANDSGTKGWQNSIRHNLSMNGAFEKVDHPSEASRKGFMWRLTDQAILEGVKSTTRYRSKQPNKRGPRNHQPQPQRQASGAKGGKASRRSARMRSARMQDTYLNPHYMSRSVPSAFDPRYQRPDSSMSYTPSTHSSSDMDFSYGPPSKTERYTSSPLHSHHSHLDIFSRATARPYMVNHHPMTHGLPISDTGYVLDQSPTESLFTNSPSPSADEPRTPVDQGCWQEDVDMGPTCVFDEQIAYREYAG encoded by the exons ATGTCCACTGCTGTTCAAGAACCTACACCATCCAGGAATCAAGACCCACACTCTACCATGAGCTTCAACGGACAAGAACCAATGCAATGGGCTACACATACCAATTTCATGTTCACTCCCATCGGCCAGGATTGTGCTGGTTACAACACACCTAATCCCCTTCCGCTCGGCAACTCTGGCGACTTCTACCACTACGCCCAGAACGGCATGTCCTACAACGACAACTACAGCATGGCGTTCCCAACACAAGGCCCTAGTTCGAGTTGCCCACGATCATACAACAGCTCGGATCTCATCACCATACCCCGTGAAAACTGTGTGGTAGACTCCTACCCACCCACGGCATACCACATCGAGCCACCGAAAAACCACGACGCGTTAGATCTTTCGGACCATGGGATCAACGACCAGCTAATGCAGTTGAGCAATGACTATGACCACCATCAATACGGGTCGCATATGAAAATCGAGGATCCAACTGGCTACCAAAGCCCATACTCTGACCTGACGCGAGCTTCCACGCCGGGCGACGATCCTCCTGGACATGCAGACTCCCACTTTGAAGGACATGGAGGTAATTTTGACAAGGAGCAGCCATATGCGCAGCTCATATACCAAGCGCTGATGAACGCTCCGGACCATACGATGATATTGCGCGATATTTACGACTGGTTTAAGAACAATACAGACAAGGCCAATGATTCTGGTACTAAAGGATGGCAAAATAGTATCCGGCACAACCTCTCAATGAATGGG GCCTTTGAGAAAGTTGATCATCCCAGCGAAGCATCCCGCAAAGGCTTCATGTGGCGACTCACCGACCAAGCGATACTCGAGGGCGTCAAATCAACGACCCGCTACCGCAGCAAGCAGCCCAACAAGCGCGGCCCTCGGAACCACCAACCCCAGCCTCAACGCCAGGCATCAGGTGCAAAGGGAGGAAAAGCCTCCCGCCGTTCAGCCAGGATGCGCTCGGCCCGCATGCAAGACACATACCTCAATCCCCACTACATGTCTCGCTCCGTCCCGTCTGCCTTTGACCCTAGATACCAACGCCCCGACTCCTCAATGTCCTACACTCCCTCCACACATTCCAGCAGCGACATGGACTTTAGCTACGGACCACCAAGCAAGACCGAGCGCTACACAAGCAGCCCATTACACAGCCATCACTCGCATCTCGACATCTTCTCGCGTGCTACCGCGCGACCCTACATGGTAAACCACCATCCTATGACGCATGGGCTGCCGATATCGGATACGGGCTATGTGCTTGACCAGAGCCCGACAGAGAGTTTGTTTACGAACAGTCCTAGTCCAAGTGCAGATGAGCCGAGGACGCCGGTGGACCAAGGGTGTTGGCAGGAGGATGTAGATATGGGGCCAACATGCGTGTTTGACGAGCAGATTGCTTATCGCGAGTATGCGGGGTGA